Below is a window of Flavobacterium cyclinae DNA.
TCAATCTCAATTTTAAAGTTAAACAACTAAAGTGCTCTGTGTTTCTCTAATCAACACAATCAAAATCAAAAAAACTCTGCTAATCTCTTTGTAAAAATCAAAATTCCAATTCCAGTTGATCAGGCAACAATCGAAAACTCATTCGATGATATTTGCACGGGCCATATTTTTTTATAGCCTCTCTGTGGTCTTTTGTTGGGTAACCTTTGTTTTTTTTCCAATTATACATCGGAAATTCTTCGTGAATTTTATCCATGTATTCGTCACGGTAAGTTTTGGCTAAAATAGAAGCGGCTGCAATACTTACATATTTGCTATCACCTTTAATAATACTTGTGTTCGGAATGGATTTTAAAAGTTCAATTTCTTCCTTAGTAAAAATTTTGCCTGTTTTCTGTTTTGTTCCCAATTTACCATTTAATGGCCGATTTCCGTCTACAATAATGTATTCAGGTGTTGGATTTAATTTTAATACACATTCTTGCATAGCCTTCATAGATGCATTTAAGATGTTAATTTCGTCTATTTCATTTGGATAAATATGGGTAACTGCAAAAGAAATGGCTAATGATTCTATTTCGGGTTTTAATTTTTCTCTAATTTTTTCTGATAATTGTTTAGAGTCATTAAGTAAGTTTAAATGAAAATTTTCAGGAAGCAAAATAGCTGCGGCAGTTACTGGGCCGGCTAGGCATCCTCTACCTGCTTCATCGGTGCCGCATTCTAATATTAAATTACTGTAACTTTTTGTTAACATACTTTTTTTTGACAAAAATATAATTTTCAACGCAACCTTTTTGAGATATTATCATCTAATGAATGTTATTGTTTCGCAAAATGTTTTTTTAAAACAAAAACTTTAACAAAAATAAATTAGTAATATTCCGAAGTATTATTTGTTTATTTAAGAAATAATTAAGAAGTTTGCGGAATAACTAACTCAAATAAATTTAATATGAGATCGAAGTTCAAATGGATTTTTACGCTTTTAGTAGCGTTTACAATGCAGTTTTCGTTCGCGCAAGAGAAAACTGTTACAGGTGTAGTTTCTGACGAACTAGGCCCAATTGCAGGTGCTAACGTTGTTGTTGAAGGAACAACTCGTGGTACTACAACAGATTTTGATGGTAATTATACTATCAAAGTTAAAAATGGTGAAGTTTTAGTATTCTCTTACACGGGTAAGAAAAATGCAAAAGTAACTATCACTGCTGCTAATTCCTACAATATAACATTGAAAGATGATGTTGTTCAGGGTATCGATGTTGTTGTGACGGCTTACGGTGTTCAGAAAAAAGAATCTATTACGGGTTCTATTGCTGAAGTTAAAGCTGCTGAAATTGAAAATGTTGCTTCAAGTAATGTTATTCAAGGTATGGTTGGTAAGGTAGCAGGGGTTCAAGTAATTAATAATAATGGTATGCCAGGTGATCCTCCTGTTGTTAGATTTAGAGGTATTGGATCTATTAATGCTTCATCTGCTCCATTATATGTTGTAGATGGTGTTCCTTTTAATGGGGATATAGCTTCTATTAGTAATTTTGATATTGAATCTATTTCGTTCTTAAAAGATGCTTCTGCAGCTGCTTTATATGGTAACAGAGGTGCAAATGGTGTTATCATTGTTACTACTAAGAAAGGTAAAAAAGGAAAGTCTAAAGTTATGTTTGACTCTAAAGTAGGTTTTTCTTCTAGAGCTGTTAAGGAATATGATATCTTAACAAGTCAAAGAGAATATTATGAAACTTATTTTTCTGCTTTGAAAACAACATTAATGTTTGGTCCTACTAACTATGATGCTACAACTGCGGCTAACGTTGCTTCTCAGGAATTAATTACTGGTTCTCAAGGTTTGGCTTACAATGCATATAATGTTGCTGATAATGCTTTGATTAACCCTGCTACAGGTCAATTAAATCCTGGTGCTGCATTATTGTATGATGAGAATTATTCTGATTATTTGTTTGGAGATGGTTTGTTTACTCAGTCGGTCTTTAATATATCTGGTTCAGATGATAATCTAACTCACTTTTTCTCTATGGGTTATGAGAAAAATGAAGGTTATGTAGTTAATTCTGGATTAGAAAAAATTACTTCAAGATTGAAGTTAGATGCTAATATTTTAGATGGAAAAATTAAATTTGGTGGAAACTTTAGTTATTCTCACTTGTTCCAAGATTATTTAGACGGATATACGGGTGGAAGTACTTATAGTAGCCCTTTCTTTTGGACGAGAACTACCGCTCCTATTTATCCGGTTTATTTGTATGATACAGCGGGTAATCCAATTTTTAATTCATCTGGAGTTCATATGTTTGACGATGGTACTGGTTTTGGTGCAGCTCCTGTAAGACCATTTGGTTCATTACAGAATCCTTATGCTACAGCTATTAATGATGTTAAAAAATATCAAACAGATAACTTATTTGTTAGTGGTTATGTAGATATTAATTTGTATGATGGATTAAATTTTGTTTATACTGCTACTGGTGATTTATTTAATCAAAATGATAGAAGTTTAGATACTCCATTATATGGTGATGCTGTTAATGCTGGAGGTAGAGTTAGCTATTCTAACAATAGAACAATGTCCTTTACTCAACAACAATTATTAAAATATAACAAAGATTTTGGTAAACATGGATTTGATTTGTTATTAGGTCATGAAACATTAGATAGAAGAACTGATTATGTTTATGCTGAAAGATCAAAGTTATTACTTCCAGATAGTCCTTATGTTAATCAAGCTGGTGTATTACAAGCTGGTAATGCAGGTGGTTCAAGTTATGCTTTAGAAGGATATTTTTCTAGATTGAATTATGATTTTGATAATAAGTACTATATTAATGCTAGTATTAGACGAGATGGTTCTTCAAGATTTCATCCAGATAATAGATGGGGAACTTTCTATGGTTTAGGTGCTGCTTGGAGAGTTTCACAAGAGAAGTTTATGTCTAATATTTCTTGGTTGAATGAATTTAAATTAAAGGCTAGTTATGGAGAGCAAGGTAATGATAATTTAGGTTTAGAATTACCTTATTTAGATCAATATACAGTTTCTGTAACTACTGATACAAGTTTACCTGTAAGTTTTAATCTTACGCAATTAGGTAATAGAAATATTACTTGGGAGAAAAAAGCAAATTTTAATGCAGGATTTGATTTAAGTTTATTTGATAGAAGACTTAACATAGAAGCTGAGTATTTTAAAAATGAGGTAAATGATATGTTATTTAATAGACCATTACCTCCTTCTTCAGGTTTCTCTTCTATTCCTGACAATGTTGGTTCAATGCAAAATGTTGGTTTTGAAGTGTCTCTTGATGCTGAATTGATTAGAAAAAAAGATTTTAGTTTCGGAGTGAATTTCAATACAACACATTATAAAAATGAGATTACAAAGCTACCTGAGAATGGACAAGAGAATAATCGAATTGTTTCTGGTGTTTATTTAAGAGAAGAAGGAGGTAGTGTTTATGATTTTTATATGAGAGAATTTGCTGGTGTTAATCCTTTAACAGGTGCTGCTTTATTTTGGATGGATGATGCAACTACAGGTGAGAGAGTTTTAACAGAAAATTATAATCAAGCAACTCAATACAAAATTGGTAAAAGTGCTATTCCTGATTTTTATGGAGGTTTTGGATTTAACACAAACTACAAAGGTTTTGATATGACTGTAAATTTTGCTTATCAATTTGGTGGTTATGGTTACGATTCAATTTATATGGGTTCTATGTCTCCTAGTAGAGGTGAAAACTTCCACAGTGATTATTCAAAAACTTGGACTGTAGACAATATGAATGCTTCATTGCCACGTGTTGAAATTGGAGATCCTCAAAACTTTTATTCAACTTCTTCATTAGGTTTAGTTAAGTCGGATTATTTAAGTATTCAAAATATTTCATTAGGTTATACATTTAATAATGATTTAACTTCAAAACTTGGGTTGTCTTCTTTAAGAGTTTACAGCTTAATAGATAATGTGCATTTGTGGTCAAAAAGACAAGGTTATGATCCTAGATTAAGTTTAACTGGTGGATCTGATAATAAATATTCGTTGTTACGTACAGTTTCATTTGGTATGAATGTTCAATTTTAAAAAAAAATGATATGAAAAGAATTAAAATTTTATTAATCTTATCATTATCTCTATCATTGTTTTCTTGTTCTGATGATTTTTTAGGCAAGGATTCAAGAGATAATGTTTCTGGCGATCAGATTATTGATTTAGCCAATTCTTCTCCGGAAGCTGCTTTTACTATTACAAGTGGTATGGAATCTGGTAATAATATTTTTGTTAATGATTTTAATACGGCTGGTAATGGTAATATTCATGATGACTTCGGTTATATGGCTATTAACCTTGGTCTTGATTTAATGTCTAATGACATGGTTCAATATCAATCTCACTGGTTTGTTAATTATTATAATTATACTGCTAGAAATGAGATTTCTATTAGAACTGATATGGTTTGGAAATTTTATTATAAAGTAATTTATAATATGAATTCAATTTTGAAATTTTTACCAGAAAATATTAATAATGATGAATTACGTTATTTGAAGGCTAGATGTCTCGCAATGAGAGGTTTATCTTATTTTAACTTGGTAAGATTGTACGCTAATGGTGAAGTTGGTATACCAATGTATACAGAGACTGTATTAGATGCTTCAAGAGTTCCTACTTCTACAATTGTTGCTCTAATTGAAGATGATTTGACTACTGCTCATCAGTTAATCGACGGGTACAGTAGACCTACTAAAGTTAACATTGATAAGAATGTTGTTGCAGGATTTTTAGCTAGATATTATTTAGAATATGGTGATTATTCTCAAGCTGCAACTTATGCTGCTGAAGCTAGATCAGGTTATCTTCCAATGAACAATCTTTTTGATGGTTTTAATAAAATATCTAACTCTGAGTGGATGTGGGGTGCTGACATTAATACAAATACATCAACTTATTATGCTTCTTATTTTTCTCATGTAGGAAATCTTAACGCTGGTTATGCTGGATTGTTAGGTATTTACAAAAACATTGATAAGAGATTGTACGATAATATTCCAAGTACTGATCAGAGAAAAGATTGGTTTGATGGTCCGTCTTATGGATTACCTCAATATGCAAATGTTAAGTATTATGATGATACTGACTTTGAAGGAGATTATGTTTTCATGAGAGCTGCTGAAATGTATTTAATTGAAGCAGAAGCTAAAGCACTTAATGGAGATGATTTAGGGGCTAGACAAGCATTGTTTGATTTAATTTCAACAAGAGATGCTTCTTATACATTATCATCTAATTCTGGGTCTGCTTTACTTTCTGAGATTAGATTACATAGAAGAATTGAACTTTGGGGTGAAGGTTTTGCTTTGTATGATATGAAAAGATGGGGTGTTGATTTAGAAAGAAATTATGCAGGTTCAAATCATACTTCTTTCGGATTTTTCAACTATCCTGCTGGATCTGTTAAATTTACTTTCCAAATTCCATTAAGTGAGATTAATGCTAATCCTGCTTTAGGTAGCCAAAATCCTTTTTAATTTTTAAATTTATATTATGAAGAAATTTTTTAAAATTTTAGCTTTAGTAGTTGCTCCTATTTTATTAAATAGTTGTGATGAGTACGAAGCAGGAAGTGAGGTTAATTCTCCTTTATCATATGGTTTTGAAAGATCTACTGTTAGTGTAGAGATTGAAGAAGTTGATCCAAATTTTGCTTTAAAAGTTTATTCTACCCAAGTAGTAAATTATGATCGTACTGTAGTGTTTGATATTGATCCATCATCAACTGCTTTACCAGGTGATTATGTTCCTTTTTCATCTAATTCTATAGTTATTCCTGCAGGTTCTAATTATGGATCATTAGATATTGAGTTTAATCACAATAACTTGTCTTTGTCAGACGCAAGGATGTTAAAATTTAATTTGGTTCAACCTGATGATGCCACTGCTGTAGCACTTACTACATCTTCAATGAGTGTAAGTTATAAAGCTAAATGTATTTATAATCTTGTTGAGCTTTCATTAATACTTGATAGATGGGGTTCTGAAACAACTTGGTCAATTACTAAAAATGGAGTAACAGTTGCTTCAGGTGGACCTT
It encodes the following:
- a CDS encoding ribonuclease HII: MLTKSYSNLILECGTDEAGRGCLAGPVTAAAILLPENFHLNLLNDSKQLSEKIREKLKPEIESLAISFAVTHIYPNEIDEINILNASMKAMQECVLKLNPTPEYIIVDGNRPLNGKLGTKQKTGKIFTKEEIELLKSIPNTSIIKGDSKYVSIAAASILAKTYRDEYMDKIHEEFPMYNWKKNKGYPTKDHREAIKKYGPCKYHRMSFRLLPDQLELEF
- a CDS encoding SusC/RagA family TonB-linked outer membrane protein gives rise to the protein MRSKFKWIFTLLVAFTMQFSFAQEKTVTGVVSDELGPIAGANVVVEGTTRGTTTDFDGNYTIKVKNGEVLVFSYTGKKNAKVTITAANSYNITLKDDVVQGIDVVVTAYGVQKKESITGSIAEVKAAEIENVASSNVIQGMVGKVAGVQVINNNGMPGDPPVVRFRGIGSINASSAPLYVVDGVPFNGDIASISNFDIESISFLKDASAAALYGNRGANGVIIVTTKKGKKGKSKVMFDSKVGFSSRAVKEYDILTSQREYYETYFSALKTTLMFGPTNYDATTAANVASQELITGSQGLAYNAYNVADNALINPATGQLNPGAALLYDENYSDYLFGDGLFTQSVFNISGSDDNLTHFFSMGYEKNEGYVVNSGLEKITSRLKLDANILDGKIKFGGNFSYSHLFQDYLDGYTGGSTYSSPFFWTRTTAPIYPVYLYDTAGNPIFNSSGVHMFDDGTGFGAAPVRPFGSLQNPYATAINDVKKYQTDNLFVSGYVDINLYDGLNFVYTATGDLFNQNDRSLDTPLYGDAVNAGGRVSYSNNRTMSFTQQQLLKYNKDFGKHGFDLLLGHETLDRRTDYVYAERSKLLLPDSPYVNQAGVLQAGNAGGSSYALEGYFSRLNYDFDNKYYINASIRRDGSSRFHPDNRWGTFYGLGAAWRVSQEKFMSNISWLNEFKLKASYGEQGNDNLGLELPYLDQYTVSVTTDTSLPVSFNLTQLGNRNITWEKKANFNAGFDLSLFDRRLNIEAEYFKNEVNDMLFNRPLPPSSGFSSIPDNVGSMQNVGFEVSLDAELIRKKDFSFGVNFNTTHYKNEITKLPENGQENNRIVSGVYLREEGGSVYDFYMREFAGVNPLTGAALFWMDDATTGERVLTENYNQATQYKIGKSAIPDFYGGFGFNTNYKGFDMTVNFAYQFGGYGYDSIYMGSMSPSRGENFHSDYSKTWTVDNMNASLPRVEIGDPQNFYSTSSLGLVKSDYLSIQNISLGYTFNNDLTSKLGLSSLRVYSLIDNVHLWSKRQGYDPRLSLTGGSDNKYSLLRTVSFGMNVQF
- a CDS encoding RagB/SusD family nutrient uptake outer membrane protein, with the translated sequence MKRIKILLILSLSLSLFSCSDDFLGKDSRDNVSGDQIIDLANSSPEAAFTITSGMESGNNIFVNDFNTAGNGNIHDDFGYMAINLGLDLMSNDMVQYQSHWFVNYYNYTARNEISIRTDMVWKFYYKVIYNMNSILKFLPENINNDELRYLKARCLAMRGLSYFNLVRLYANGEVGIPMYTETVLDASRVPTSTIVALIEDDLTTAHQLIDGYSRPTKVNIDKNVVAGFLARYYLEYGDYSQAATYAAEARSGYLPMNNLFDGFNKISNSEWMWGADINTNTSTYYASYFSHVGNLNAGYAGLLGIYKNIDKRLYDNIPSTDQRKDWFDGPSYGLPQYANVKYYDDTDFEGDYVFMRAAEMYLIEAEAKALNGDDLGARQALFDLISTRDASYTLSSNSGSALLSEIRLHRRIELWGEGFALYDMKRWGVDLERNYAGSNHTSFGFFNYPAGSVKFTFQIPLSEINANPALGSQNPF
- a CDS encoding DUF1735 domain-containing protein, with the protein product MKKFFKILALVVAPILLNSCDEYEAGSEVNSPLSYGFERSTVSVEIEEVDPNFALKVYSTQVVNYDRTVVFDIDPSSTALPGDYVPFSSNSIVIPAGSNYGSLDIEFNHNNLSLSDARMLKFNLVQPDDATAVALTTSSMSVSYKAKCIYNLVELSLILDRWGSETTWSITKNGVTVASGGPYTDAGSNALQPEKKFTLCLDSGDYVFTVNDSYGDGMYTSASVIGSYQIKANGTTIVPRQTWGDGTRTHYTRSVNFTL